One part of the Glycine soja cultivar W05 chromosome 11, ASM419377v2, whole genome shotgun sequence genome encodes these proteins:
- the LOC114377382 gene encoding transcription initiation factor IIA large subunit-like isoform X1, which yields MAASTTSQVYIDVIEDVMVKVRDEFVNNGGPGEEVLKELQAMWESKMMQAGAVLGPIERSTAAKPTPGGPITPVHDLNVPYEGTDEYETPTADMLFPPTPLQTPIQTPLPGTGDNSTYNIPTGPSDYPSSGNDTGGNADGKGARPAPYMQSPSPWMNQRPPLDVNVAYVEGRDEADRGTSNQPPTQDFFTMPSGKRKRNDLTSQYNAGGYIPQQDGAGDATHGDFEIEVPPISQHHIYHQDVCISFVSGRGISINSHHTISKGKMSADLERSTSRIPQLDGPIPYDDDVLSTPNIYNYGEVFSEDYNISNTPAPPEVPASTPALLVQNEVGNDFDDDDDDEPPLNEEDDDDLDDMEQGEDQNTHHLVLAQFDKVTRTKSRWKCTLKDGIMHINNKDILFNKATGEFEF from the exons ATGGCGGCTTCCACTACCAGCCAGGTCTACATCGATGTAATCGAGGATGTCATGGTCAAGGTCCGTGACGAGTTCGTGAACAACGGTGGTCCTGGAGAGGAAGTTCTCAAGGAGCTTCAAGCT ATGTGGGAATCGAAGATGATGCAAGCTGGTGCTGTGCTCGGTCCCATAGAAAGGTCCACTGCAGCTAAGCCAACTCCTGGTGGTCCAATTACTCCGGTTCATGATCTCAACGTACCGTATGAGGGGACCGATGAGTATGAGACTCCTACAGCGGATATGCTTTTCCCCCCT ACACCATTGCAAACTCCAATTCAAACCCCTCTACCAGGAACTGGGGATAACTCAACGTATAACATTCCTACTGGACCAAGTGACTACCCCTCTTCTGGAAATGACACAGGAGGAAATGCTGATGGAAAAGGAGCAAGACCTGCTCCATATATG CAATCTCCTTCTCCTTGGATGAACCAAAGGCCTCCACTTGATGTCAATGTTG CTTATGTGGAAGGGCGGGATGAGGCAGACAGGGGAACTTCTAATCAACCTCCGACACAG GACTTCTTCACGATGCCATCAGGAAAGCGAAAACGCAATGATTTAACTTCTCAATATAATGCTGGTGGATATATACCTCAGCAAGATGGAGCTGGGGATGCTACACATGGAGATTTTGAAATTGAGGTACCCCCTATTAGTCAGCATCATATATATCACCAGGATGTCTGCATATCTTTT GTAAGTGGAAGGGGCATCTCTATTAATTCACATCACACTATTTCCAAAGGAAAAATGTCAGCAGATTTGGAGAGGTCGACTTCTAGGATTCCTCAACTTGATGGACCAATTCCATATGATGATGATGTGCTCTCTACTCCAAAT ATATACAACTATGGAGAAGTGTTCAGTGAAGACTACAACATTTCTAATACACCAGCTCCTCCTG aagTACCAGCAAGCACCCCTGCTCTCTTGGTTCAGAATGAAGTGGgtaatgattttgatgatgatgatgatgatgaacctCCATTAAATGAAgaggatgatgatgatttaGATGACATGGAACAAGGAGAGGATCAAAATACACATCATCTTGTTTTGGCCCAGTTTGATAAG GTGACACGTACCAAGAGCAGGTGGAAATGCACATTAAAGGATGGCATCATGCACATAAATAATAAGGACATTCTCTTCAATAAG GCGACAGGAGAGTTTGAATTCTGA
- the LOC114377382 gene encoding transcription initiation factor IIA large subunit-like isoform X2, which produces MAASTTSQVYIDVIEDVMVKVRDEFVNNGGPGEEVLKELQAMWESKMMQAGAVLGPIERSTAAKPTPGGPITPVHDLNVPYEGTDEYETPTADMLFPPTPLQTPIQTPLPGTGDNSTYNIPTGPSDYPSSGNDTGGNADGKGARPAPYMQSPSPWMNQRPPLDVNVAYVEGRDEADRGTSNQPPTQDFFTMPSGKRKRNDLTSQYNAGGYIPQQDGAGDATHGDFEIEVSGRGISINSHHTISKGKMSADLERSTSRIPQLDGPIPYDDDVLSTPNIYNYGEVFSEDYNISNTPAPPEVPASTPALLVQNEVGNDFDDDDDDEPPLNEEDDDDLDDMEQGEDQNTHHLVLAQFDKVTRTKSRWKCTLKDGIMHINNKDILFNKATGEFEF; this is translated from the exons ATGGCGGCTTCCACTACCAGCCAGGTCTACATCGATGTAATCGAGGATGTCATGGTCAAGGTCCGTGACGAGTTCGTGAACAACGGTGGTCCTGGAGAGGAAGTTCTCAAGGAGCTTCAAGCT ATGTGGGAATCGAAGATGATGCAAGCTGGTGCTGTGCTCGGTCCCATAGAAAGGTCCACTGCAGCTAAGCCAACTCCTGGTGGTCCAATTACTCCGGTTCATGATCTCAACGTACCGTATGAGGGGACCGATGAGTATGAGACTCCTACAGCGGATATGCTTTTCCCCCCT ACACCATTGCAAACTCCAATTCAAACCCCTCTACCAGGAACTGGGGATAACTCAACGTATAACATTCCTACTGGACCAAGTGACTACCCCTCTTCTGGAAATGACACAGGAGGAAATGCTGATGGAAAAGGAGCAAGACCTGCTCCATATATG CAATCTCCTTCTCCTTGGATGAACCAAAGGCCTCCACTTGATGTCAATGTTG CTTATGTGGAAGGGCGGGATGAGGCAGACAGGGGAACTTCTAATCAACCTCCGACACAG GACTTCTTCACGATGCCATCAGGAAAGCGAAAACGCAATGATTTAACTTCTCAATATAATGCTGGTGGATATATACCTCAGCAAGATGGAGCTGGGGATGCTACACATGGAGATTTTGAAATTGAG GTAAGTGGAAGGGGCATCTCTATTAATTCACATCACACTATTTCCAAAGGAAAAATGTCAGCAGATTTGGAGAGGTCGACTTCTAGGATTCCTCAACTTGATGGACCAATTCCATATGATGATGATGTGCTCTCTACTCCAAAT ATATACAACTATGGAGAAGTGTTCAGTGAAGACTACAACATTTCTAATACACCAGCTCCTCCTG aagTACCAGCAAGCACCCCTGCTCTCTTGGTTCAGAATGAAGTGGgtaatgattttgatgatgatgatgatgatgaacctCCATTAAATGAAgaggatgatgatgatttaGATGACATGGAACAAGGAGAGGATCAAAATACACATCATCTTGTTTTGGCCCAGTTTGATAAG GTGACACGTACCAAGAGCAGGTGGAAATGCACATTAAAGGATGGCATCATGCACATAAATAATAAGGACATTCTCTTCAATAAG GCGACAGGAGAGTTTGAATTCTGA